The Labrus mixtus chromosome 16, fLabMix1.1, whole genome shotgun sequence genome window below encodes:
- the LOC132990885 gene encoding uncharacterized protein LOC132990885, which produces MPDTQLCLEALSALSGCNVEQTDGSSQLTPQDFVNVVALKEFYKQEGFKQLEYPSLGTLSLQDLDERDLYSSPLSLKEGPSTAGPPENILTTMKINPQDFFHPQFNYDFTNIKDGNTTFLRGNEPYLRPCGWNRVALQVTKRYDGGNGWLGTGADAWPVSYHGNNMDGSLGVIFTRGENTTDDPQFLDAAAASLVHGETKGRGVYSTPDVQMAEKYCKKFKSKVDGKTYKAVLQNRINPAKRNKCQRENVWLVYVPEGSNDVQTRGIVQESMRPYGLLLKQV; this is translated from the exons ATGCCGGACACTCAGCTATGTTTGGAGGCCCTGTCGGCTCTCTCTGGCTGTAATGTGGAGCAGACAGACGGCTCCTCTCAGCTCACCCCGCAGGACTTTGTGAACGTCGTTGCCCTGAAGGAGTTTTACAAGCAGGAGGGCTTTAAGCAGCTGGAGTACCCCAGTTTAGGGACTTTATCCCTGCAGGATCTGGATGAAAGGGACCTGTACAGCTCCCCCCTGTCGCTGAAGGAGGGCCCCTCCACCGCCGGACCCCCAGAGAACATCCTGACCACAATGAAGATCAACCCTCAGGACTTCTTCCACCCGCAGTTCAACTACGACTTCACCAACATCAAG GACGGTAACACTACGTTCCTGAGAGGAAATGAGCCGTACCTCCGTCCCTGCGGCTGGAACCGAGTCGCCCTGCAGGTCACCAAGCGGTACGATGGTGGCAACGGCTGGCTCGGAACGGGGGCAGACGCCTGGCCCGTCTCGTACCACGGAAACAACATGGACGGCTCCCTGGGCGTCATCTTTACACGTGGAGAGAACACCACGGATGACCCACAGTTCCTGGATGCCGCCGCTGCCTCTCTGGTCCATGGGGAGACGAAAGGAAGAGGGGTGTACTCCACGCCCGATGTCCAGATGGCAGAGAAATATTGCAAGAAGTTCAAGTCCAAAGTGGACGGGAAGACGTACAAAGCTGTCCTCCAGAACCGCATCAACCCAGCGAAGAGGAACAAGTGTCAGAGAGAAAACGTGTGGCTGGTCTACGTCCCTGAAGGCTCCAACGACGTCCAGACCAGAGGCATCGTGCAGGAGTCCATGCGACCCTACGGGCTGCTGCTGAAGCAGGTTTAA